The following proteins come from a genomic window of Chlamydiales bacterium:
- a CDS encoding OmcB family cysteine-rich outer membrane protein produces MIQSLRTAIAALFLVSIFCLASCNRNWCDGFYSPCEVKCPPKCDPCPPRSTPCSPSPRCETSSCSALKSCNAEENPYFPCNPSYYPCGNSQGEQSVVEDRCFGNMQVYRTSDDCVVDLCQRAPDYATVGSPYPIEINITAQKECAEVVVNQTLPCDSEFIKSDPPAKPDKNNSLCWKFPHMKRGENQRICVWVRPLKEGCCLAAATVCACPQLCAYTNCGQPVVCIKKSGPDSACLYCPVNYRVEVCNSGSAMAYDVVVQDEVPDGLSHSSGLTCLNYELGNLSPGESRCFDIDFCATKRGCVTNVATLSYCGGPKCSAEATTLINEPCVEVTKTGPEWAYICKTVDYTITVTNPGDLVLRNVIVDDVSPAGTVVVEAPGGEICCNRAIWCIPELCPGETKTFQLSLQSQVAGSLTNTVTVSTNSDCGQCVSCAETTTCWKGIPATHMCMVDTCDPICIDGENSTVYKVCISNRGSAEDTNVKLQISFTNELKPDTANGPTKGTISGQTVTFEPIPRLEPKQSVEYCVRVKAVSVGDARAEATLSSDGLGAPVTDTEATHVY; encoded by the coding sequence ATGATTCAATCTCTACGAACTGCTATAGCAGCGCTCTTTTTAGTGAGCATATTTTGCTTGGCAAGTTGTAATCGTAATTGGTGCGATGGTTTCTATTCGCCTTGCGAAGTAAAATGTCCACCAAAGTGTGACCCTTGTCCACCACGATCTACACCTTGCTCACCATCGCCTCGTTGCGAAACATCATCTTGTTCGGCTCTAAAATCTTGTAATGCCGAAGAGAATCCATATTTTCCATGTAATCCTAGCTATTATCCTTGTGGAAATAGCCAAGGTGAACAGAGTGTTGTTGAAGACCGTTGCTTCGGAAATATGCAGGTCTATCGAACTTCTGATGATTGTGTCGTTGATTTATGTCAACGTGCTCCAGATTATGCCACAGTCGGCTCACCATACCCTATTGAGATTAATATTACAGCTCAAAAGGAATGTGCAGAAGTTGTTGTTAATCAAACACTGCCATGTGATTCTGAGTTTATAAAAAGTGATCCACCAGCTAAGCCTGATAAAAACAATTCTCTTTGTTGGAAATTTCCACATATGAAACGTGGGGAAAATCAGAGAATTTGTGTTTGGGTACGTCCTTTGAAAGAGGGTTGTTGTTTAGCAGCTGCAACAGTTTGTGCATGTCCACAGCTTTGTGCCTATACAAATTGTGGTCAGCCTGTAGTCTGTATTAAAAAATCTGGTCCTGACTCTGCATGTTTATATTGTCCAGTCAACTATCGAGTTGAAGTCTGTAACTCTGGTTCAGCAATGGCCTACGATGTTGTTGTACAAGATGAAGTACCTGATGGGCTTTCACATTCAAGTGGTTTGACTTGCTTGAATTATGAATTAGGAAATCTATCTCCTGGTGAAAGTCGTTGTTTTGATATTGATTTTTGTGCAACTAAGCGTGGATGTGTGACTAATGTTGCCACACTGAGTTATTGTGGTGGCCCTAAATGTTCTGCTGAAGCGACGACGTTGATTAATGAGCCTTGTGTTGAAGTGACTAAAACTGGTCCAGAATGGGCTTATATTTGCAAGACAGTCGACTATACAATTACTGTGACTAATCCAGGGGATTTAGTTTTGAGAAATGTCATTGTTGATGACGTATCTCCAGCTGGAACAGTTGTAGTTGAAGCTCCAGGAGGAGAGATTTGTTGCAATAGAGCCATTTGGTGTATTCCAGAATTGTGTCCAGGAGAGACAAAGACATTTCAACTCTCTCTACAGTCACAAGTTGCAGGTTCCTTAACTAATACAGTCACAGTATCGACAAATTCTGATTGCGGTCAGTGTGTCTCATGTGCAGAAACTACCACATGCTGGAAGGGAATTCCTGCAACCCATATGTGTATGGTCGATACATGTGATCCAATTTGTATCGATGGAGAGAATTCAACAGTTTATAAAGTGTGTATCTCTAACCGGGGTAGTGCCGAAGATACAAATGTAAAACTACAGATTTCTTTTACAAATGAACTGAAGCCAGACACTGCGAATGGTCCTACAAAAGGGACTATTTCAGGGCAGACTGTAACATTTGAGCCTATTCCAAGACTCGAGCCTAAACAATCTGTTGAGTATTGTGTACGTGTAAAAGCAGTCTCTGTAGGAGATGCTAGAGCAGAAGCCACTCTATCCTCAGATGGATTAGGTGCTCCAGTAACCGATACTGAAGCGACTCATGTCTACTAA
- a CDS encoding branched-chain amino acid transport system II carrier protein: MKLHKTGVISAGLALFSMFFGAGDLIWPLILGGETGEKNVFAVIGLLITGVSLPLLGLIAMNLFQGDHYKFFRQIGRMPGIILLFFIQAILGPFGSTPRLFTLAHATLKPYLPEFLNLPIFCIFAIALVFMCAIYRHRIIDIVGLFLSPILLASLGLIIFLGLSHHPIAQPTILSEKEALFRGLNVGYNTLDLIASFIFAPLVLCYFKIDEKNLNDLESQRHVFKKMIKSSLIAGFLLAIVFIGLTYIGSYYTSILPLHNPEERLGAISIYLLGSKGAFFSCLAVSLSCLTTAIPISVISAEYIQGQFMKNKGGQAIPMLIGLLLSAIVANLGFMGIANMLNPILQILCPGLIILSLFSILHKIYEMPIRRAPIFAAFALSLISYFLKLNFH, from the coding sequence ATGAAACTACATAAAACTGGTGTAATTTCGGCTGGACTTGCTCTCTTTTCAATGTTTTTTGGAGCTGGTGATTTAATTTGGCCACTAATTTTAGGAGGCGAGACTGGAGAGAAAAATGTATTTGCAGTTATCGGTCTATTGATCACAGGAGTGAGTCTACCTCTTTTAGGGCTCATAGCTATGAATCTTTTTCAGGGAGATCATTACAAATTTTTTAGACAGATTGGTCGAATGCCCGGCATCATCCTTCTCTTTTTTATTCAAGCTATTTTAGGGCCATTTGGATCGACTCCTCGCCTTTTTACTCTAGCTCATGCGACCTTAAAACCTTATCTTCCTGAATTTTTAAATTTACCTATTTTCTGTATCTTCGCAATCGCTCTTGTTTTCATGTGTGCCATATATCGCCATCGGATTATCGATATTGTCGGTCTTTTTCTATCCCCTATTCTTTTAGCCTCTTTAGGATTAATTATTTTTCTAGGATTAAGCCATCATCCGATCGCGCAACCTACTATTCTTAGTGAAAAAGAAGCTTTGTTTCGAGGATTAAATGTTGGATATAATACTCTTGACTTGATTGCTTCATTTATTTTTGCTCCTCTTGTCTTATGCTACTTCAAAATTGATGAGAAGAATCTTAATGATCTAGAATCTCAACGTCATGTTTTCAAAAAAATGATTAAATCCTCTTTGATTGCAGGCTTTCTTCTCGCTATAGTGTTCATTGGTCTGACTTATATTGGTTCCTACTATACTAGCATCCTACCTCTTCATAATCCGGAAGAACGTCTTGGAGCTATTTCTATCTACTTACTCGGTTCAAAAGGTGCTTTCTTTTCTTGCCTTGCGGTAAGTCTTTCTTGTTTAACCACTGCTATTCCTATCTCTGTCATCTCTGCAGAATATATTCAAGGACAATTTATGAAAAACAAAGGAGGACAAGCGATCCCTATGCTGATTGGACTGCTACTATCCGCAATAGTTGCAAATCTTGGATTTATGGGAATTGCAAACATGCTTAATCCAATTTTGCAGATCCTCTGTCCAGGATTAATTATCCTTTCTCTTTTCAGTATTCTCCACAAAATTTATGAGATGCCTATTCGACGGGCGCCTATCTTTGCAGCTTTTGCACTTTCACTAATTAGCTATTTTCTTAAATTGAACTTCCACTAA
- the ispF gene encoding 2-C-methyl-D-erythritol 2,4-cyclodiphosphate synthase, with translation MSFKIGIGQDSHRFLPEDSTKPCILGGLFFEEVPGFRANSDGDVIFHAICNAISSITGEIILGKLANELLEKEGITDSSVYLQEALKSLNQQQMDITHIAITIEGSRPKILDHIPKLRANIANQLNLQSSRVGITATTGEGLTDFGCGAGLQCLCVVTAVENFHSQ, from the coding sequence ATGTCATTTAAAATAGGGATTGGTCAAGATAGTCATCGTTTTCTTCCTGAAGATTCTACTAAACCTTGTATACTTGGCGGCCTTTTTTTTGAGGAGGTGCCTGGGTTTCGGGCCAATTCAGATGGTGATGTAATATTTCATGCAATTTGTAACGCCATTTCTTCGATCACAGGAGAGATTATTCTTGGTAAGTTAGCTAATGAACTTCTTGAAAAAGAAGGGATTACAGATAGTAGTGTTTATCTTCAAGAAGCTCTTAAATCTCTTAATCAACAGCAAATGGATATTACACATATTGCTATAACGATTGAAGGATCTCGGCCTAAAATTCTTGATCATATTCCTAAGCTTCGAGCAAACATTGCTAATCAGTTAAATCTTCAATCTTCAAGAGTTGGAATTACAGCAACTACTGGGGAAGGACTGACAGATTTTGGTTGTGGGGCTGGGCTACAATGCTTATGTGTCGTTACAGCCGTTGAAAATTTTCATAGTCAATGA